One Pantoea trifolii DNA segment encodes these proteins:
- a CDS encoding glutathione S-transferase family protein, with the protein MLKVLGRTSSINVRKVLWLCAELDIAYELEPWGDDPQSLHSPEFMALNPNAMVPVIIEDDFVLWESNTILRYLANSNGGEWLYPGNPRARAPVDQWMDWQATELNTSWRYAFMSLVRNSPAHQDPRLLAAAVKGWTHTMNILNQHLEKTGRYVAGRNFSLADIPVGLAVNRWFETPLDHPNFPAVQTYYERLTEREPYTTWGRNGKP; encoded by the coding sequence ATGTTAAAAGTTCTTGGCCGTACTTCTTCAATTAACGTGCGAAAAGTTTTGTGGCTGTGTGCAGAACTCGATATTGCATACGAATTAGAACCCTGGGGCGATGATCCGCAATCGCTGCACTCGCCAGAGTTTATGGCGCTCAATCCCAACGCCATGGTCCCGGTGATTATCGAGGACGACTTCGTGCTGTGGGAATCCAACACCATTCTGCGCTATCTCGCTAACAGCAATGGCGGCGAATGGCTCTATCCCGGTAATCCTCGCGCGCGCGCGCCGGTCGATCAGTGGATGGATTGGCAAGCCACCGAACTCAATACCTCATGGCGCTATGCGTTTATGTCACTGGTGCGCAACTCGCCAGCGCATCAGGATCCCCGCTTGCTGGCGGCGGCCGTAAAAGGCTGGACGCACACCATGAACATTCTCAACCAGCATCTGGAGAAAACCGGGCGCTACGTCGCAGGCCGCAATTTCTCGCTGGCGGATATTCCGGTTGGACTGGCGGTGAACCGCTGGTTTGAAACCCCGCTGGATCATCCTAACTTCCCGGCGGTACAGACCTATTACGAGCGTCTGACCGAGCGCGAGCCTTACACCACCTGGGGCCGCAACGGCAAACCCTGA
- a CDS encoding PhzF family phenazine biosynthesis protein, which yields MKVAFKQVDVFTSSAFKGNPLAVIMDAQGLSDAQLTAIARWTNLSETTFVLPPQNVAADYRVRIFTVEGELPFAGHPTLGTAHALLEAGWPLKTPGKIVQECGVGLVEVKISDDGALAFAAPAARLTPFSDALMSSALNSEAFDLSQTPTIVDMGIRWLLIPMSSAQAVLDVVPSAADLHRLQQHAEVNGTAIFGALPAGENEQYELRALLVENGSLTEDPVTGSANACLARYFEANHQTRDYRARQGSAIQREGRIQVSFTDKAIWIGGQTVTVIDGTIDL from the coding sequence ATGAAGGTCGCATTTAAACAGGTGGATGTGTTTACCTCATCGGCGTTTAAAGGGAATCCGCTGGCGGTAATTATGGATGCACAGGGATTGAGTGACGCGCAGCTGACGGCGATTGCGCGCTGGACCAATCTGTCCGAAACCACCTTTGTGCTGCCGCCACAGAATGTGGCGGCAGATTACCGCGTGCGCATTTTTACCGTGGAAGGTGAATTGCCGTTTGCCGGGCATCCGACGCTTGGCACCGCGCATGCGCTGCTGGAAGCGGGCTGGCCGCTGAAAACGCCAGGCAAAATCGTGCAGGAGTGCGGCGTGGGGTTGGTTGAGGTGAAAATCAGCGACGACGGCGCGCTGGCCTTTGCCGCACCCGCCGCTCGCTTAACGCCCTTCAGCGATGCGCTGATGAGCAGCGCGCTGAACAGTGAAGCTTTCGATCTCAGCCAAACGCCGACCATCGTTGATATGGGCATCCGCTGGCTGCTGATTCCGATGAGTAGCGCGCAAGCGGTGCTGGATGTGGTGCCGTCAGCCGCCGATTTACACCGTTTACAACAGCATGCTGAGGTTAACGGCACGGCGATTTTTGGCGCGTTACCAGCAGGTGAAAACGAGCAGTATGAATTGCGCGCATTGCTGGTTGAGAACGGCAGTTTGACCGAAGATCCAGTGACCGGCAGCGCCAACGCCTGTCTGGCACGTTACTTCGAGGCGAACCACCAAACGCGGGATTATCGGGCGCGTCAGGGCAGCGCGATTCAGCGTGAAGGTCGGATTCAAGTGAGTTTTACGGATAAGGCGATCTGGATTGGCGGCCAAACCGTGACGGTGATTGATGGGACGATTGATCTGTAA
- a CDS encoding SDR family NAD(P)-dependent oxidoreductase produces MSHKIALITGGNRGLGKNGALKLAAKGIDILFTYRGHAEEAQAVVQEIEALGARAVALQLDVGDSSTFDGFVAQVKEALQKTWQRDNFDYLVNNAGHGHYKLFAETTEDEFDALVNVHFKGPFFLTQKLLPLIVDGGRILNISSGLTRLTLPGSGTYASIKGAMEVLTRYQAKELGERHIRVNILAPGAIETDFGGGRVRDTKDLNDHIASVTALGRVGLPDDIGDAISAILSDETGWITAQRIEASGGQGL; encoded by the coding sequence ATGAGTCATAAAATTGCATTGATTACCGGCGGAAATCGTGGTTTAGGCAAGAATGGGGCGCTGAAACTGGCCGCCAAAGGCATCGATATCCTGTTTACCTATCGCGGTCACGCGGAAGAAGCGCAGGCGGTGGTGCAAGAGATTGAAGCGCTGGGCGCGCGTGCGGTGGCGCTGCAGCTGGATGTGGGCGATAGCAGCACGTTCGATGGCTTCGTGGCGCAGGTGAAAGAAGCGCTGCAGAAAACCTGGCAGCGTGACAATTTTGATTATTTAGTGAACAACGCCGGTCATGGCCACTACAAGCTGTTCGCCGAGACCACCGAAGATGAGTTTGATGCGCTGGTGAATGTGCACTTCAAAGGGCCGTTCTTCCTGACGCAAAAACTGCTGCCGCTGATCGTTGATGGTGGACGCATCCTGAATATCTCCAGCGGTTTAACCCGTTTGACGCTGCCGGGTTCAGGCACTTACGCCTCAATTAAAGGCGCGATGGAAGTATTAACCCGCTATCAGGCAAAAGAGTTGGGCGAGCGCCATATCCGCGTCAACATTCTGGCGCCCGGCGCGATTGAAACCGACTTCGGTGGCGGTCGCGTGCGTGATACCAAAGATCTCAACGATCACATCGCCTCGGTGACCGCGTTAGGCCGCGTTGGCTTGCCAGATGATATCGGCGATGCCATCAGCGCGATCCTCAGCGATGAAACCGGCTGGATCACCGCACAGCGCATCGAAGCCTCAGGCGGCCAAGGCCTATAA
- a CDS encoding LysR family transcriptional regulator, with product MDKIHAMQVFVRVAEMGSFTRAAESLGLPKGSVSRQLQALENQMGTRLLHRTTRRVHLTQDGLVYYDRCLDLLSMLDDMDSLFQHDPGTLSGKLRVDMSVAMATGFVLPRLPEFLQHYPGLEIELSSSDRQVDVIREGFDCVVRVGELKDSGLIARKIGSHALINCASPGYLSRFGMPVRLEDLSQHAMVHYTQQLGQPSLGFEYFDGKQCHYVQTGGVVTVNSTETYRAACMAGLGIIQVPAIGVQPLLESGQLVEVLHHFPAKPMPISLLYPHRRNVARRVRVFMEWLSHVLQEYVT from the coding sequence ATGGATAAAATTCACGCAATGCAGGTTTTTGTGCGAGTGGCAGAAATGGGCAGTTTTACCCGTGCAGCAGAAAGTTTGGGTTTACCGAAAGGCAGCGTATCGCGTCAGCTGCAGGCGCTGGAAAATCAAATGGGGACGCGGCTGCTGCATCGCACCACAAGGCGCGTGCATCTGACGCAGGACGGCCTGGTCTATTACGATCGCTGCCTCGATTTGCTCTCAATGCTCGACGACATGGACAGCCTGTTCCAGCACGATCCCGGCACCTTAAGCGGCAAGCTGCGCGTGGATATGTCGGTGGCGATGGCAACCGGCTTTGTGCTGCCTCGTTTGCCGGAATTTTTGCAGCACTATCCCGGTCTGGAAATTGAGCTCAGCAGCAGCGATCGCCAGGTCGATGTGATTCGCGAAGGCTTTGACTGCGTGGTGCGCGTTGGCGAGCTGAAAGATTCCGGGCTGATTGCGCGGAAAATCGGCTCGCACGCCTTGATCAACTGCGCCAGCCCCGGCTACCTTTCCCGCTTCGGCATGCCGGTGCGGCTGGAAGATCTGTCGCAACACGCGATGGTGCATTACACCCAGCAGCTTGGGCAACCTTCACTGGGCTTTGAATATTTTGATGGCAAACAGTGTCATTACGTTCAAACCGGCGGCGTGGTGACGGTAAACAGTACCGAAACCTATCGCGCGGCGTGCATGGCCGGGCTCGGCATTATTCAGGTGCCAGCGATTGGCGTGCAGCCGCTGCTGGAGTCAGGACAACTGGTTGAAGTGCTGCATCACTTCCCGGCGAAACCGATGCCGATCTCGCTGCTTTACCCGCATCGCCGTAACGTGGCGCGCCGCGTACGCGTGTTTATGGAGTGGTTAAGCCACGTCTTGCAGGAGTACGTGACATAG